A region of Lycium barbarum isolate Lr01 chromosome 1, ASM1917538v2, whole genome shotgun sequence DNA encodes the following proteins:
- the LOC132609323 gene encoding uncharacterized protein LOC132609323: MAFFSNHLSFFFLLITLLSSLQIHARDSQFFNKIPTTNNNNGHIEKETNVAIPNKDQEPNFMPDNEKGYGIYSPNINSHEKESSQLPQASTSANTNLEQSYKTTTTNSLIPNKKYLPKNYNPVAYVTFPQDNTDDTNFIDSEFTTTNNNQYYNNDITYDNNDNINNQYYHGDNTYHHYYRGDSAYDDYDSNNNNNNQYYSSSRTYNDQYHNGGRAASKAINYVEPSLNSDSGDYYNNNNNQLQDLSESRLMDNGYTTNPTNTKSYPYNNNQQQINYYHYNGGNGNRVQHQSMSYTRDPYENSREFANFYANNELSNYNNNFVNYENEEDQFQDEEHKP; encoded by the exons ATGGCATTCTTTTCCAATCATTTATCTTTCTTCTTCCTCCTAATTACTCTCTTATCTTCATTGCAAATCCATGCAAGAGACAGCCAATTCTTCAACAAAATtcccaccaccaacaacaacaatggccATATTGAAAAAGAGACAAATGTAGCAATTCCAAACAAAGATCAAGAACCAAATTTCATGCCTGATAATGAAAAAGGCTATGGTATTTATAGTCCAAACATTAATAGTCATGAAAAAGAGTCAAGTCAACTTCCACAAGCTTCCACCAGTGCCAACACCAATTTGGAACAATCGTATAAAACTACCACCACCAATAGCCTTATTCCTAACAAGAAGTACCTCCCTAAAAATTATAACCCTGTGGCTTATGTAACTTTCCCTCAGGATAACACTGATGATACCAACTTCATAGATAGTGAGTTCACCACCACCAATAACAACCAATACTATAATAATGACATtacttatgacaacaacgataaCATTAACAATCAGTATTATCATGGTGACAACACTTACCACCACTACTACAGAGGTGACAGTGCTTATGACGACTACGacagcaacaacaataacaataatcaGTACTATAGCAGTAGCAGAACCTATAACGATCAATACCACAATGGTGGTAGGGCCGCCTCCAAG GCCATCAATTACGTTGAACCATCCCTAAATAGTGACAGTGGCGAttactacaacaacaataacaatcagCTGCAGGACTTGAGTGAATCGAGATTAATGGACAATGGCTACACCACCAACCCAACTAACACAAAAAGTTATCCCTACAATAACAATCAACAACAAATTAACTATTATCACTACAATGGTGGCAATGGTAACAGGGTGCAGCACCAGAGCATGAGTTACACAAGGGATCCATATGaaaattcaagagaatttgcaaaTTTCTATGCTAACAATGAGTTAAGCAACTACAATAACAATTTTGTGAACTATGAGAATGAAGAGGATCAGTTCCAAGATGAAGAGCACAAGCCTTGA